One segment of Chrysiogenia bacterium DNA contains the following:
- a CDS encoding sigma-54-dependent Fis family transcriptional regulator: protein EDFYYRIRVFEINLPPLRDRVEDIPLLIDALVAEFARTRGKPVHGLTGNALERLCHYSWPGNVRELRNAIEHGFVTVRGDRITLEDLPPELREAEAGAPVRRQQEPSERDRIVSALRHSQGNRTRAAETLGISRVTLWKKIAKYEIDVDAIA from the coding sequence GAAGATTTCTACTACCGAATCCGCGTGTTCGAGATCAACCTGCCCCCGCTTCGCGATCGCGTCGAGGACATTCCGCTTCTGATCGACGCTCTGGTTGCCGAATTCGCCCGCACCCGCGGCAAGCCGGTACATGGCCTGACCGGCAACGCGCTCGAACGCCTGTGCCACTATTCGTGGCCGGGCAATGTGCGCGAGTTACGCAACGCAATCGAGCATGGCTTTGTCACCGTCCGCGGCGACCGGATCACGCTCGAGGATCTTCCCCCCGAGCTGCGCGAGGCGGAGGCCGGCGCGCCCGTGCGCCGGCAGCAGGAACCCAGCGAACGCGACCGCATTGTCTCGGCACTTCGTCACTCCCAGGGCAACCGCACCCGCGCGGCCGAGACCCTGGGCATCAGCCGCGTGACGCTCTGGAAGAAGATCGCCAAGTACGAAATCGACGTCGACGCAATCGCCTGA